A region of Polyodon spathula isolate WHYD16114869_AA chromosome 4, ASM1765450v1, whole genome shotgun sequence DNA encodes the following proteins:
- the LOC121314137 gene encoding sperm-associated antigen 6 isoform X1: MSQRQVLQVFEQYQRARTSFVQTIAELCTRPQNIETLQNAGVMSLLRPLLLDVVPTIQQTAALALGRLANYNDNLAEAVVKGDILPQLVYSLAEQNRFYKKAAAFVLRAVAKHSPELAQAVVDCGALDALVISLEEFDPGVKEAAAWALGYIARHNGELSQAVVDAGAIPLLVLCIQEPEVALKRIAASALSDISKHSPELAQTVVDAGAIAHLSQMILNPDAKLKRQVFSALSQISKHSVDLAEMVVEAEIFPAVLACLKDPDEYVKKNVATLIREITKHTPELSQLIVNAGGVAAVIDYIGDSRGNVRLPGIMMLGYVAAHSENLAMAVIVSKGVPQLAICLSEEPEDHIKAATAWALGQIGRHTPEHARAVAVANVLPRLLSLYMESESSEDLQVKAKKALKSILQKCTYLPALEPLLHEAPPNILKHVVGQFSKVLPHDSKARRLFVTSGGLRKIQEIKSEPGSVLQEYINSINNCYPEEIVRYYSPGYSDTLLERVDHYQPVM, from the exons GTGTAATGTCCCTGCTGAGGCCTCTTCTGTTGGATGTGGTCCCAACTATTCAGCAGACAGCAGCTTTGGCTCTGGGGAGGCTAGCCAATTATAATGATAACCTGGCAGAGGCAGTCGTTAAGGGAGACATTCTTCCACAGCTTGTGTACTCTTTGGCTGAGCAAAAC AGGTTCTATAAGAAAGCTGCTGCGTTTGTGCTGAGGGCTGTGGCCAAGCACTCCCCCGAACTGGCCCAGGCAGTGGTGGACTGTGGTGCACTGGATGCCCTTGTCATTTCCCTGGAGGAATTTGATCCTGGAGTAAAGGAGGCAGCAGCCTGGGCTCTAGGATATATTGCAAGACACAATggag AGCTATCACAGGCTGTTGTAGATGCAGGAGCCATCCCTCTTTTAGTCCTGTGTATCCAAGAGCCGGAAGTTGCTTTGAAAAGGATTGCTGCTTCAGCCCTAAGTGACATCTCAAAGCACTCCCCAGAGCTGGCACAGACTGTTGTGGATGCTGGGGCTATTGCTCATTTATCCCAAATGATTCTCAACCCCGATGCTAAACTAAAA cgTCAGGTGTTTTCAGCCCTCAGCCAGATATCAAAACACTCCGTGGATCTTGCAGAAATGGTGGTTGAAGCAGAAATCTTCCCAGCTGTCCTCGCATGCCTAAAGGATCCTGATGAATATGTGAAGAAAAACGTTGCAACTTTAATCAGGGAAATCACTAAGCACACTCCTGAG CTGTCCCAACTCATTGTTAATGCTGGAGGAGTGGCTGCTGTCATTGATTACATCGGTGACTCCAGAGGGAATGTCAGATTGCCTGGTATTATGATGCTTGGTTATGTGGCAGCTCACTCAGAGAACCTGGCCATGGCAGTGATTGTCTCCAAG GGGGTGCCACAGTTGGCTATCTGCCTGTCAGAGGAACCAGAGGACCACATTAAGGCAGCGACGGCCTGGGCCCTGGGGCAGATTGGAAGGCACACTCCAGAGCACGCACGTGCTGTTGCCGTGGCAAATGTTCTTCCTAGGCTGCTTTCCCTTTACATGGAATCTGAAAGCTCAGAGGACCTTCAGGTtaag GCGAAAAAGGCTCTCAAGAGCATCCTGCAGAAATGTACGTATCTGCCAGCGCTGGAACCCTTGTTACATGAGGCTCCTCCCAATATTCTAAAGCATGTAGTTGGGCAGTTCAGCAAG GTACTTCCACATGACAGTAAGGCTCGTCGGCTCTTTGTAACCAGCGGTGGCCTCAGAAAGATTCAGGAGATCAAGAGTGAGCCAGGTTCAGTTCTCCAAGAGTATATTAACTCCATAAACAACTGCTACCCAGAAGAAATAGTAAG GTACTACTCCCCAGGATACTCGGATACACTGCTGGAAAGGGTGGATCATTATCAACCAGTCATGTAA
- the LOC121314137 gene encoding sperm-associated antigen 6 isoform X2, which produces MSQRQVLQVFEQYQRARTSFVQTIAELCTRPQNIETLQNAGVMSLLRPLLLDVVPTIQQTAALALGRLANYNDNLAEAVVKGDILPQLVYSLAEQNRFYKKAAAFVLRAVAKHSPELAQAVVDCGALDALVISLEEFDPGVKEAAAWALGYIARHNGELSQAVVDAGAIPLLVLCIQEPEVALKRIAASALSDISKHSPELAQTVVDAGAIAHLSQMILNPDAKLKRQVFSALSQISKHSVDLAEMVVEAEIFPAVLACLKDPDEYVKKNVATLIREITKHTPELSQLIVNAGGVAAVIDYIGDSRGNVRLPGIMMLGYVAAHSENLAMAVIVSKGVPQLAICLSEEPEDHIKAATAWALGQIGRHTPEHARAVAVANVLPRLLSLYMESESSEDLQVKAKKALKSILQKCTYLPALEPLLHEAPPNILKHVVGQFSKVLLPRILGYTAGKGGSLSTSHVKQLKISVLCESTFKYRNVLLLTVYHKFNAH; this is translated from the exons GTGTAATGTCCCTGCTGAGGCCTCTTCTGTTGGATGTGGTCCCAACTATTCAGCAGACAGCAGCTTTGGCTCTGGGGAGGCTAGCCAATTATAATGATAACCTGGCAGAGGCAGTCGTTAAGGGAGACATTCTTCCACAGCTTGTGTACTCTTTGGCTGAGCAAAAC AGGTTCTATAAGAAAGCTGCTGCGTTTGTGCTGAGGGCTGTGGCCAAGCACTCCCCCGAACTGGCCCAGGCAGTGGTGGACTGTGGTGCACTGGATGCCCTTGTCATTTCCCTGGAGGAATTTGATCCTGGAGTAAAGGAGGCAGCAGCCTGGGCTCTAGGATATATTGCAAGACACAATggag AGCTATCACAGGCTGTTGTAGATGCAGGAGCCATCCCTCTTTTAGTCCTGTGTATCCAAGAGCCGGAAGTTGCTTTGAAAAGGATTGCTGCTTCAGCCCTAAGTGACATCTCAAAGCACTCCCCAGAGCTGGCACAGACTGTTGTGGATGCTGGGGCTATTGCTCATTTATCCCAAATGATTCTCAACCCCGATGCTAAACTAAAA cgTCAGGTGTTTTCAGCCCTCAGCCAGATATCAAAACACTCCGTGGATCTTGCAGAAATGGTGGTTGAAGCAGAAATCTTCCCAGCTGTCCTCGCATGCCTAAAGGATCCTGATGAATATGTGAAGAAAAACGTTGCAACTTTAATCAGGGAAATCACTAAGCACACTCCTGAG CTGTCCCAACTCATTGTTAATGCTGGAGGAGTGGCTGCTGTCATTGATTACATCGGTGACTCCAGAGGGAATGTCAGATTGCCTGGTATTATGATGCTTGGTTATGTGGCAGCTCACTCAGAGAACCTGGCCATGGCAGTGATTGTCTCCAAG GGGGTGCCACAGTTGGCTATCTGCCTGTCAGAGGAACCAGAGGACCACATTAAGGCAGCGACGGCCTGGGCCCTGGGGCAGATTGGAAGGCACACTCCAGAGCACGCACGTGCTGTTGCCGTGGCAAATGTTCTTCCTAGGCTGCTTTCCCTTTACATGGAATCTGAAAGCTCAGAGGACCTTCAGGTtaag GCGAAAAAGGCTCTCAAGAGCATCCTGCAGAAATGTACGTATCTGCCAGCGCTGGAACCCTTGTTACATGAGGCTCCTCCCAATATTCTAAAGCATGTAGTTGGGCAGTTCAGCAAG GTACTACTCCCCAGGATACTCGGATACACTGCTGGAAAGGGTGGATCATTATCAACCAGTCATGTAAAGCAGTTAAAGATATCTGTGCTTTGTGAATCAACTTTTAAGTATAGAAATGTGTTATTACTGACTGTTTATCACAAGtttaatgcacattaa